The following coding sequences are from one Syntrophomonadaceae bacterium window:
- a CDS encoding type II toxin-antitoxin system HicB family antitoxin, whose translation MRKLTYFAVFEPIKEGYGVYFPDLPGCVSLGEDFEQAQLNAAEALGLHIYGMEKDGDEIPAPSKRPQIDPETVGGYIVVPISVFPELVKNELDNRAVKTNLTIPAWLKELAEAQGVNFSKVLQSALIEYLGVRDPR comes from the coding sequence ATGCGCAAACTCACTTATTTTGCTGTGTTTGAGCCCATAAAAGAGGGTTATGGCGTATATTTTCCCGATCTTCCGGGGTGCGTGAGTTTAGGAGAAGACTTTGAACAAGCACAGCTAAACGCTGCTGAGGCATTGGGTCTACACATCTACGGAATGGAGAAAGATGGCGATGAAATACCAGCGCCCTCGAAACGGCCGCAGATCGACCCTGAGACGGTAGGCGGGTACATTGTGGTTCCTATCTCGGTTTTCCCTGAGCTTGTGAAGAATGAGCTGGATAATAGGGCTGTCAAGACTAATCTGACGATACCGGCGTGGTTAAAGGAATTGGCAGAAGCCCAAGGAGTCAACTTCTCTAAAGTGCTGCAATCAGCTTTGATTGAGTACCTGGGCGTTCGCGATCCAAGGTAG
- a CDS encoding type II toxin-antitoxin system HicA family toxin: protein MKVREILKLLHIDGWREVENRTKGSHIQLKHPTKKGKVTIPNHSGDIPPGTLNSILKQAGLK from the coding sequence ATGAAGGTCAGAGAAATACTGAAATTACTGCATATAGACGGGTGGCGGGAGGTAGAAAACCGAACCAAGGGGTCCCACATACAGCTAAAACACCCGACCAAAAAAGGTAAAGTCACAATCCCGAACCACTCAGGCGACATCCCTCCAGGAACACTAAACAGCATTCTCAAGCAGGCTGGGCTGAAATGA
- a CDS encoding MFS transporter — translation MTSSSSSDSAAKVDLKPAVVLGVATFLYWISLHAYIPLIPGYARSLGAGATIIGIIAGAYGFVQIFLRIPTGVWADRLGRYKPFVLAGCVLASLSGLLLIAAGSPLGLVIVRLLAGLAATCWLAFMVLFHTYFPQSTAKAVAIIATIMSLGILVGQSVGPYVASSFGLIPVFFLSFFSGLVATAIVIFVPDRKLSAHGSKQLTPSVSELLRVGGNSKILLASFLAVAANYLHWGGSVVFVNDWAQQHLAATTNQLGLLALFNGIPALLTTLLGGTWLSPRWGFRFTVVLGFLVSALTIAIIPLLPNLQSLYWSQAIGGLARGLLVPQLMAFALASVPNDRGAVALGFFQSAYAIGMTSGPVLTGIISDLAGLAGGFWVMGFIAMVGAAISSWRLSDQTSNRPSSAESQLK, via the coding sequence ATGACCAGCAGTAGTAGTTCCGACTCTGCCGCAAAGGTTGATTTGAAGCCCGCTGTAGTCCTGGGAGTTGCGACCTTTCTGTACTGGATTTCACTGCATGCATATATCCCCCTTATTCCCGGTTATGCCAGAAGCCTTGGCGCTGGTGCAACTATTATTGGGATAATTGCTGGGGCTTATGGTTTTGTGCAAATATTTCTGAGGATACCTACAGGTGTCTGGGCAGACCGGCTTGGGCGATATAAGCCTTTTGTTCTTGCCGGGTGTGTCCTGGCATCTTTGAGCGGCTTGCTGTTGATAGCGGCAGGCAGTCCATTGGGGCTGGTTATTGTGCGTCTGCTGGCGGGACTAGCGGCGACCTGCTGGCTGGCCTTTATGGTCCTTTTCCACACATATTTTCCCCAATCTACGGCTAAGGCTGTAGCCATTATTGCCACGATCATGAGCCTTGGCATTTTAGTAGGTCAAAGTGTAGGTCCGTATGTAGCATCAAGCTTTGGATTGATCCCGGTTTTCTTTTTGAGTTTCTTTTCAGGGTTGGTTGCCACGGCCATTGTAATATTTGTACCCGACCGAAAACTTTCTGCACACGGGTCTAAACAGCTTACTCCTTCGGTCAGTGAGCTCCTCCGCGTAGGCGGCAACTCGAAAATCCTTCTCGCCTCTTTTTTGGCGGTAGCCGCTAATTATTTGCATTGGGGCGGCTCAGTTGTTTTTGTTAACGACTGGGCTCAACAACACCTGGCGGCGACAACCAATCAATTAGGCCTTTTGGCTCTTTTTAATGGCATTCCTGCCTTGTTAACTACATTATTGGGTGGCACCTGGTTATCTCCGCGATGGGGCTTTCGGTTCACAGTTGTTCTCGGCTTTCTCGTCTCTGCTTTAACCATAGCGATTATCCCTCTGCTACCGAATCTTCAATCCCTCTATTGGTCTCAGGCCATTGGCGGTCTGGCCCGCGGGCTTTTGGTGCCGCAGCTGATGGCTTTTGCCTTGGCTTCGGTGCCAAATGACCGGGGAGCTGTGGCATTAGGCTTCTTTCAGTCTGCCTATGCAATAGGGATGACCTCGGGCCCGGTTCTGACCGGGATAATTTCTGATCTGGCAGGGCTTGCAGGTGGTTTTTGGGTAATGGGTTTTATCGCAATGGTTGGCGCTGCAATCTCGTCCTGGAGGTTATCTGATCAGACTTCAAACAGGCCTTCTAGTGCTGAGAGCCAGTTGAAATGA
- a CDS encoding oxidoreductase produces the protein MKKWNIIIDLEKCNDCNNCFLACKDEHVDNEWPGYSKPQPRHGHRWIDILRKERGSYPLIDVVYLPKLCMHCDNAPCIRAANGAVCKRHDGIVIIDPIRAKGLRELGQSCPYGAIWWNEQEEVPQKCSFCAHLIDGGWKEPRCVQACPAGALRVEYVNADKIREIIRSEQLEVLNSQENTQPRVYYKNMYRYAKCFIAGSIAYEHNGKTDCVEGARVNLFNGYRLVCETTTDIFGDFKFDNLEANNEKYIIQILVEGKLRKTLEVDLQASINVGTICLL, from the coding sequence GTGAAAAAGTGGAATATAATCATTGACCTGGAAAAATGCAACGACTGCAACAACTGTTTTTTAGCCTGCAAAGACGAACACGTCGATAACGAATGGCCCGGATACTCTAAGCCGCAGCCACGGCACGGGCACAGGTGGATCGATATTTTACGGAAAGAAAGAGGCTCTTATCCATTAATTGATGTGGTATATCTGCCCAAGCTTTGCATGCACTGCGACAATGCTCCTTGTATCCGGGCCGCAAACGGTGCTGTGTGCAAAAGGCATGATGGAATTGTAATTATTGATCCGATCAGGGCTAAAGGGTTAAGAGAGTTGGGGCAATCTTGTCCTTACGGAGCAATCTGGTGGAACGAACAGGAAGAAGTGCCGCAGAAATGCAGCTTCTGTGCCCATTTAATCGACGGGGGCTGGAAAGAACCTCGCTGTGTGCAGGCCTGCCCTGCCGGAGCTTTAAGGGTGGAATATGTGAACGCGGACAAAATCAGGGAGATTATCCGGTCAGAACAGTTGGAAGTGTTGAATTCACAGGAAAACACCCAACCCCGTGTTTATTACAAGAATATGTACCGGTATGCCAAGTGCTTTATAGCCGGCAGCATAGCTTATGAACATAACGGAAAAACCGACTGCGTGGAAGGGGCCAGGGTTAATCTCTTTAATGGATACCGTCTGGTTTGTGAAACAACCACAGACATTTTTGGCGATTTTAAGTTTGACAACCTGGAAGCGAATAACGAAAAGTATATTATCCAAATCCTGGTTGAGGGAAAGCTTAGGAAAACCCTGGAGGTTGATTTGCAAGCAAGTATTAATGTGGGCACCATTTGTTTGTTGTAG
- a CDS encoding 3-keto-5-aminohexanoate cleavage protein produces the protein MSKVIITAAITGNIHVPSMSPYLPLTPRQIIEESLRAWEAGAAIVHIHARNPEDGKPTTSLEIYGEILAGIKAKSDVVVCVTTGGTYTMTAEDRIAVVSRYKPEMASFNMGSMNFALYPIVKTIAEFKHPWEQEYLQNTDDFVFKNTFKMLKHFCQTMQECNTLSELEIYDVGMINNAAQLIREGVLNQRPVYLQFVMGILGGIPATVENLLFLYNTATKALGNFQWSVCAAGRHQIPMGVTNMIMGGNMRVGLEDSLYLKRGVLAESNAEQVAKAVRIAHELGLEAASPDDARKMLNLKGLNNVNY, from the coding sequence ATGTCTAAAGTTATAATTACAGCAGCCATTACTGGGAACATCCACGTGCCTTCAATGTCTCCCTACCTTCCGCTAACTCCCCGGCAGATCATTGAAGAATCCCTAAGGGCATGGGAGGCAGGGGCGGCAATTGTGCATATTCATGCCAGGAACCCTGAAGATGGCAAACCTACTACTTCGTTGGAGATATACGGTGAAATTTTAGCCGGCATTAAGGCCAAATCGGATGTGGTTGTGTGCGTCACCACCGGGGGAACTTATACGATGACAGCGGAAGATAGAATTGCCGTCGTCAGCAGATATAAACCGGAGATGGCCTCGTTTAATATGGGTTCAATGAACTTTGCCCTCTATCCTATTGTAAAGACCATTGCAGAATTCAAGCATCCCTGGGAGCAGGAATATCTGCAGAACACTGATGATTTTGTGTTTAAAAACACTTTTAAGATGCTGAAACATTTTTGCCAAACAATGCAAGAATGCAATACACTTTCAGAACTGGAAATATATGATGTGGGAATGATCAACAACGCGGCTCAGCTAATCAGGGAAGGTGTGCTAAATCAACGACCTGTTTACCTGCAGTTTGTGATGGGGATCCTGGGCGGGATACCCGCTACAGTAGAGAACTTGCTCTTTTTGTATAACACAGCAACAAAGGCCTTGGGCAATTTCCAGTGGTCAGTATGTGCAGCCGGCAGACACCAGATTCCCATGGGGGTTACCAATATGATTATGGGTGGAAATATGCGAGTGGGGTTGGAGGATAGCCTGTATTTAAAGCGCGGTGTATTGGCAGAAAGCAATGCGGAACAAGTTGCAAAAGCAGTCCGGATTGCCCATGAGCTGGGCCTTGAGGCTGCTTCACCTGATGACGCAAGGAAGATGCTCAATCTAAAAGGGCTAAACAATGTCAACTATTAA
- a CDS encoding TRAP transporter permease — protein MKQLVGSDGSYPAYEEKIRRNGIVALAVALCLFHLYTAGFGMLSMIDQRAIHWMGFLSAVFLAKPTKIKFGLVIDLIIIILLVASGIHLMIQWRGPAAMGLPISTSLDYFFAVVAIVLTIESARRTTGWALPIVCMLALLYVFLGQHLPPDFAHRGYSFMRIGSFLYFTTEGIYGFAIGVSATIIIVFVIFGLVLNASGGGKFFLDFVLAMVGRFRGGAAKAAVFASALFGTISGSPMANVVTTGTFTIPAMKQTGYRPHVAGAIEAVASTGGQIMPPIMGAAAFIMAEFTGIPYGTIALSALIPALMYFFCVYLMVDIEAIQEKIKGLPKESLPDMRQTLKDGWHTIPPLVTLIYLVLSGFSVTLAAFYSTVFLVVVWLLKTRKLLEVAKNLIGAFTQVVENIGSVVAACAAAGIIVGVINLTGIGMRASTLVGMWGGGDLLFTLFLAMLVSLVLGMGLPTAVVYIVTATIIAPVLVELGVPILVAHMFVFYFGCISTITPPVALTAFGAAGVAKANANVVGYTAFKYGIAAYIVPFMFVYGPELLLLGNPAHIPLAVVTVIIGAISLACAAQGWLLNNIGPLERLLLLGCALLMIDVYGLTTFIGMGVFAALVLVQVIRRRKLKDTRSAY, from the coding sequence ATGAAGCAGCTGGTAGGGAGCGATGGATCATATCCAGCCTATGAAGAGAAGATCAGAAGAAACGGCATAGTTGCGCTAGCGGTAGCTCTTTGTCTTTTTCACCTTTACACAGCTGGTTTTGGCATGCTGTCCATGATTGATCAAAGGGCAATCCACTGGATGGGGTTTTTAAGCGCCGTCTTTTTAGCTAAACCCACAAAAATCAAGTTTGGCTTAGTTATTGATCTGATAATTATCATCCTTTTGGTCGCATCGGGTATACACCTGATGATTCAATGGAGAGGCCCAGCTGCCATGGGTCTGCCAATATCTACATCGTTGGACTATTTTTTTGCAGTTGTGGCGATAGTTTTAACCATAGAAAGCGCGCGGCGGACTACCGGCTGGGCCCTTCCGATTGTTTGTATGCTAGCCTTGCTGTACGTGTTTTTGGGACAGCACCTGCCGCCGGATTTTGCCCACCGCGGCTATTCTTTCATGCGGATTGGCAGTTTCTTGTATTTTACTACTGAAGGGATTTACGGCTTTGCTATTGGGGTCTCCGCGACAATTATTATCGTCTTTGTTATTTTTGGCTTAGTGCTAAACGCCAGCGGGGGAGGCAAGTTTTTTCTGGACTTTGTATTGGCCATGGTCGGCAGGTTTCGCGGCGGAGCCGCCAAAGCAGCCGTCTTTGCCAGTGCCTTGTTTGGCACGATTTCGGGCTCTCCCATGGCTAACGTTGTGACGACTGGGACATTCACCATCCCGGCGATGAAACAGACGGGGTATAGGCCCCATGTGGCAGGTGCGATTGAGGCAGTTGCTTCTACCGGCGGACAGATCATGCCACCGATTATGGGGGCGGCTGCCTTTATTATGGCGGAATTCACAGGGATTCCCTACGGGACCATTGCATTATCAGCTTTAATCCCGGCGCTCATGTATTTTTTCTGCGTGTACTTAATGGTTGATATTGAAGCAATTCAGGAAAAAATCAAAGGGCTGCCAAAGGAAAGCTTGCCAGATATGCGTCAAACCTTAAAGGACGGCTGGCATACCATTCCCCCGCTCGTGACCTTGATTTACTTGGTTTTAAGCGGTTTTTCCGTTACCCTGGCCGCATTTTATTCCACGGTTTTCCTTGTGGTGGTATGGTTATTGAAAACTAGAAAGCTGCTAGAGGTAGCCAAAAATTTAATCGGAGCATTTACCCAAGTCGTTGAAAATATCGGATCTGTGGTTGCCGCCTGTGCAGCGGCTGGGATCATTGTCGGAGTAATTAATTTGACTGGCATCGGCATGAGGGCATCCACCCTAGTGGGGATGTGGGGTGGAGGAGATTTGTTGTTCACATTATTTCTGGCGATGCTAGTTTCATTGGTTTTGGGCATGGGGCTGCCGACAGCAGTAGTTTATATTGTTACAGCTACGATTATTGCGCCAGTCCTGGTAGAGTTAGGGGTGCCGATTTTAGTTGCCCATATGTTTGTCTTTTACTTCGGCTGCATCTCGACAATTACACCGCCCGTGGCCCTGACTGCCTTTGGCGCTGCAGGGGTAGCCAAGGCCAATGCCAACGTGGTGGGTTACACAGCCTTTAAGTACGGAATTGCTGCCTACATTGTCCCCTTTATGTTTGTCTACGGGCCTGAGCTGTTGTTGCTGGGTAATCCGGCCCACATCCCCCTGGCTGTTGTTACCGTTATTATTGGGGCAATAAGCCTGGCTTGTGCCGCGCAAGGATGGCTCTTAAATAATATTGGGCCGCTGGAGAGGTTATTGCTTTTGGGATGCGCCCTGTTGATGATTGACGTGTACGGACTGACAACTTTTATCGGCATGGGTGTTTTTGCTGCCCTTGTTTTAGTCCAGGTTATCCGCCGCCGCAAGCTTAAGGATACTAGGTCTGCTTATTAA
- a CDS encoding TAXI family TRAP transporter solute-binding subunit — protein MRRLRKQTGLVVLLLVMFTLSFSLIGCAPQQAAQQPAPAPAPAPAPAPVPAPAPAPAPAPAPAPALTPAPTPTPTPAPAPAPRPGAVTPAPAPAPAPAPAPTPRPGVVTPAPSPAAPAPAPAPAPAPTPPPRRDAIISIGVGALGGLFHPVGGAIAEIINKNIPGARATVELTGGAGENPRMVGAGEIPVAFTNANLMHEALLGIGNYKDRAYPNLRGLLNIMPSVVHILVLENSGIRSIADLTGRRVAIGPAGGGPVALFPEYASKIYGLTMKDIAPSFVSTADGVAAMRDGHVHAAVLHGSPPNSAVLELGARGVSFRILSFEREMERILAEFPYLQRHVISKGIYRGINEDVVTIAVPNVMFACTKMPDELAYQIVKNVYQHISVLVGAVRAAELMRPETGWQTVAPLHPGAERFFREKGVIK, from the coding sequence ATGAGAAGGTTAAGGAAACAGACCGGGCTGGTAGTTTTGTTGTTAGTCATGTTTACCTTGAGTTTTTCACTGATTGGCTGTGCCCCCCAGCAGGCAGCGCAGCAGCCGGCACCTGCCCCTGCTCCGGCACCGGCACCTGCTCCGGTACCAGCCCCGGCCCCTGCTCCGGCGCCAGCACCAGCACCGGCCCCGGCACTAACTCCGGCACCAACTCCAACACCAACTCCGGCACCGGCTCCGGCACCGCGACCTGGCGCTGTTACTCCTGCTCCGGCACCGGCGCCTGCTCCTGCGCCAGCCCCAACACCGCGGCCTGGCGTAGTTACTCCTGCCCCGTCTCCTGCCGCCCCGGCTCCGGCCCCTGCACCGGCTCCGGCCCCTACGCCTCCGCCACGAAGAGATGCTATTATTAGCATAGGAGTTGGGGCTTTAGGCGGCCTATTCCATCCTGTTGGGGGCGCTATAGCAGAAATAATTAACAAGAATATACCCGGCGCCAGAGCAACCGTGGAGCTTACCGGGGGAGCCGGTGAAAACCCGCGGATGGTAGGCGCTGGAGAAATTCCAGTAGCATTTACCAATGCCAATCTGATGCATGAAGCCCTCCTGGGGATTGGTAACTACAAAGATCGGGCTTACCCCAACTTGAGGGGCCTGTTAAACATTATGCCCAGTGTAGTCCATATTCTCGTTTTAGAAAACAGTGGAATAAGGTCGATTGCGGACCTCACAGGGAGAAGGGTAGCGATTGGACCTGCCGGCGGTGGACCCGTTGCGCTTTTTCCCGAGTATGCCAGCAAGATTTATGGGCTTACAATGAAGGACATCGCTCCCAGTTTTGTTTCCACTGCTGACGGGGTAGCGGCGATGCGGGACGGTCATGTTCATGCGGCAGTACTACATGGGTCACCTCCTAATTCGGCAGTGTTGGAACTGGGGGCCAGGGGCGTTTCCTTCAGGATTTTAAGCTTTGAGCGGGAGATGGAGAGGATCCTTGCGGAATTTCCATATCTGCAGCGACATGTAATTTCAAAGGGTATCTACAGAGGTATTAATGAAGATGTAGTGACCATCGCTGTTCCGAACGTGATGTTTGCCTGTACTAAAATGCCGGATGAGTTAGCTTATCAAATTGTGAAAAATGTCTACCAGCACATCAGTGTCCTTGTCGGCGCGGTAAGAGCTGCTGAGTTAATGAGACCGGAAACCGGCTGGCAGACTGTAGCCCCGCTTCATCCCGGCGCCGAGAGGTTCTTTAGAGAAAAAGGCGTGATTAAATAA
- a CDS encoding cupin domain-containing protein, protein MFNNDPARAHNRSIAEIATRGALFSINEGIEVIEGEGCKTRLIGWPGNGTRMVSFHTHTCAPGATFDDISHPITEKSMICIRGSGEVKLINKWNEIAAGNVVYVPHNCAHAFRNSSRAKEDLVILSFNCPPPMDYYQKIGLFQDGSINYGKVDQLLLSSKHGELTSECLMRPNDLGGAERGYLKGAESVSQSGGIFNIFTGVPFTKFISEMRFVLWPGIGTRLCNQHVAFHLPYQVFQPHYHPISEDAIYCVAGRGKGYLESRWIDMAAGDILYAPANVKHGTGGGDTKFIASGCASPPQFDLYERAGYLTNGVLQTKNHQVNYPEEFLSSGVFDILI, encoded by the coding sequence GTGTTTAACAATGATCCTGCCAGGGCACATAACCGTTCTATCGCAGAAATAGCTACCAGGGGAGCCCTTTTTAGTATTAATGAAGGCATCGAAGTAATTGAGGGGGAGGGTTGTAAAACCAGGCTAATTGGCTGGCCGGGAAATGGTACCCGCATGGTCAGCTTCCATACCCATACCTGTGCGCCAGGAGCGACTTTCGACGATATCTCCCATCCGATCACAGAAAAAAGTATGATCTGCATCAGAGGTTCCGGCGAAGTAAAGCTAATTAATAAATGGAATGAAATCGCCGCCGGCAATGTTGTTTACGTACCTCATAACTGCGCCCATGCATTCCGCAACAGTTCCCGCGCAAAGGAAGACTTGGTTATTTTATCTTTCAACTGCCCTCCGCCGATGGATTACTATCAAAAAATTGGGTTATTTCAGGATGGGTCCATTAATTATGGGAAGGTTGACCAGTTGTTGCTCAGTTCCAAGCATGGCGAACTGACCAGCGAGTGTTTGATGCGGCCAAACGACTTGGGGGGAGCCGAACGGGGTTATTTGAAAGGCGCGGAAAGTGTTAGCCAAAGTGGCGGAATTTTTAATATTTTTACAGGAGTACCATTCACAAAATTCATTTCCGAAATGAGGTTTGTCCTGTGGCCAGGCATTGGCACCAGATTGTGCAACCAGCACGTAGCCTTTCATCTTCCCTATCAGGTATTTCAGCCCCATTATCACCCTATCTCCGAAGACGCAATCTACTGTGTCGCCGGGAGAGGCAAGGGCTACCTTGAGAGCAGGTGGATTGATATGGCTGCCGGCGACATTTTGTATGCACCGGCAAATGTCAAGCACGGTACCGGAGGAGGTGATACGAAGTTTATTGCCTCCGGTTGTGCCAGCCCGCCTCAGTTCGATCTGTATGAGCGCGCCGGTTACCTGACAAACGGGGTCTTGCAAACAAAAAATCATCAGGTTAACTATCCGGAAGAGTTCCTATCCAGCGGTGTTTTTGATATTTTGATTTGA
- a CDS encoding TrmB family transcriptional regulator, with the protein MHEMRTGDSLYHALAELGLSIYEAKAYVALLKQHPAKAQEVSKNSGVPAARVYETLSRLADKGLAVPVNSDPIMYEPLPTEEFIKLHRGRYERTLDSIAKQLEEVTVRPSVEVLWHIRGYDNLMQKARELIERADRQVLVSMWTPQIEDLAGNLFAAKTRGVSIISMQMGDDPAGNGFWPVGQVYRHVKLSNMYVRHGSELLLSVDDSYGLLMSQESGRDWEGFWTSNKAIVRVIANYIRHDIYVNKILNKAFDVISDLYGQDLELLICLDKDKVNNSPEKV; encoded by the coding sequence TTGCACGAAATGAGGACCGGAGATTCATTATATCATGCTCTAGCGGAACTGGGGCTTTCCATCTATGAAGCCAAGGCATATGTGGCTTTACTAAAGCAACATCCGGCCAAGGCCCAGGAAGTAAGCAAGAATTCAGGCGTACCGGCCGCCCGTGTTTATGAAACATTGTCCCGCCTGGCAGACAAAGGTCTGGCAGTACCTGTTAACAGCGACCCGATAATGTATGAACCTTTGCCAACGGAAGAGTTTATCAAGTTGCACCGGGGCCGCTATGAAAGAACCCTGGATAGCATTGCCAAGCAACTTGAGGAAGTAACCGTAAGGCCGAGCGTAGAAGTGCTCTGGCATATTCGTGGCTATGATAATCTAATGCAAAAGGCCCGGGAACTGATTGAGCGGGCCGACCGGCAGGTGCTGGTTTCCATGTGGACTCCGCAAATCGAGGATTTGGCCGGCAATTTGTTTGCTGCCAAAACAAGGGGTGTCAGCATTATCAGTATGCAGATGGGGGATGATCCGGCCGGCAACGGGTTCTGGCCGGTCGGGCAGGTCTACCGCCACGTGAAGTTGTCTAATATGTACGTGCGCCATGGGTCAGAACTGCTCCTTAGTGTGGATGACAGTTACGGGTTGTTGATGAGCCAGGAAAGTGGCCGGGATTGGGAGGGATTTTGGACGTCAAACAAAGCCATTGTCCGGGTTATCGCAAACTATATTCGTCACGACATCTATGTCAACAAGATCTTGAACAAAGCGTTCGACGTGATTAGCGATCTCTACGGACAGGATCTGGAATTGTTGATATGTCTTGATAAGGATAAAGTCAATAACAGTCCGGAAAAGGTATAA